A genomic region of Brevibacillus sp. JNUCC-41 contains the following coding sequences:
- a CDS encoding spore germination protein, whose amino-acid sequence MRKTDSAFQKSELAKLLTACGESSDFLTFRLHENSPFFIAYFKTLVKQEIIHHDILPAVKEGELYTLGEIKEKLSIEDLSITDNIPDIQDKLMTGNLIFYKKEGQPVCLPVPALAVEKRQVASPETEYSVVGPKEAFVESLDTNLNLVRKRLPILELQVKELMVGKLSKTRVAVVYVNGIADPENVNTVIQRIQGIEYDEVADSSFLSQMITDNKNSPFPQLLDTERPDRLAAVLAEGKVAIFSDGSPTAISGPVSLVTYFAAFEDYLSIWNVASAFRLLRLFSVIFSVLASSTYVAVLTYHYEMIPRDVLSLLITSRGSIPFPPFLEAILLELAIELLREAGARLPTKIGQTIGIVGGIVLGTAAVQAGLTSNVLLIVVATGALASFTTPIYQLSNAIRLIRFPFILLAQLLGLVGVAVCFAFLMSHLLKLTSLGRPFLEPIYPLRVEDFKDSIIRLPFSKQALRPLQIRAKDRVRFQQEAPQKKEWDIDD is encoded by the coding sequence ATGCGGAAAACAGATTCAGCTTTTCAAAAAAGCGAGCTTGCCAAGCTTTTAACAGCGTGCGGAGAGTCATCAGACTTTCTTACTTTCAGGCTTCATGAAAACTCTCCCTTTTTCATTGCCTATTTTAAAACTTTAGTTAAACAAGAGATTATTCACCACGATATTCTCCCTGCAGTTAAAGAAGGTGAGCTTTATACTTTAGGAGAAATAAAAGAAAAGCTATCAATCGAGGATCTTTCAATTACGGACAATATACCGGATATTCAAGATAAATTAATGACCGGAAATTTGATTTTTTACAAGAAAGAAGGGCAGCCTGTCTGCCTGCCAGTTCCGGCACTAGCCGTCGAAAAGCGGCAAGTAGCTAGTCCGGAAACGGAATACTCAGTGGTTGGGCCGAAGGAAGCTTTTGTTGAATCACTCGATACAAATTTAAATCTTGTGCGTAAACGCCTGCCGATTCTCGAGCTGCAGGTAAAAGAACTGATGGTCGGAAAGTTATCAAAAACCCGGGTCGCGGTCGTCTACGTGAATGGAATCGCTGACCCGGAAAACGTGAATACGGTCATCCAGCGGATTCAAGGGATTGAATACGATGAAGTTGCCGACAGTTCGTTTCTCAGCCAAATGATCACCGATAATAAAAACTCGCCATTCCCACAGTTACTTGACACAGAGAGGCCTGATCGGCTTGCCGCAGTACTAGCTGAAGGGAAAGTTGCCATCTTTTCGGACGGATCGCCCACAGCGATATCAGGTCCCGTATCATTAGTTACATATTTCGCGGCATTTGAAGACTATCTTTCCATTTGGAATGTCGCATCCGCTTTCCGGCTTCTCCGGCTCTTTTCGGTTATTTTCTCTGTTTTAGCCTCATCTACTTATGTAGCCGTTTTAACTTATCATTATGAAATGATCCCCCGGGATGTCCTGAGCTTGCTGATTACATCAAGGGGCAGTATTCCGTTTCCACCCTTTTTGGAAGCTATTCTTCTTGAATTGGCGATTGAGCTTTTGCGGGAGGCAGGCGCTCGGCTGCCGACAAAGATTGGCCAAACGATTGGGATTGTAGGCGGAATTGTGCTCGGAACAGCAGCTGTTCAAGCAGGTTTGACAAGTAATGTACTTCTTATTGTCGTGGCCACAGGCGCGCTTGCTTCTTTCACTACGCCAATTTACCAGCTCAGCAACGCGATCCGCTTGATTCGCTTTCCATTTATCCTGCTTGCCCAGCTGCTAGGCCTTGTTGGAGTCGCCGTCTGCTTTGCTTTTCTTATGTCTCATTTATTAAAGCTGACTTCTCTCGGTCGTCCTTTTCTTGAGCCGATCTATCCTTTGCGCGTGGAGGATTTCAAAGACTCTATTATTCGACTGCCGTTCAGTAAGCAAGCACTACGTCCCCTCCAAATAAGAGCAAAAGACCGTGTGAGATTTCAGCAGGAGGCTCCGCAAAAAAAAGAATGGGATATTGACGACTAA
- the hxlB gene encoding 6-phospho-3-hexuloisomerase, whose translation MQTTQYLAEILKELNHSADLIADEEAEKLVNGILESKKVFVAGAGRSGFMAKSFAMRMMHMGIDSYVIGETVAPNFEKEDILIIGSGSGETKSLVSMAEKAKSIGGKIATVTIFPESTIGQLADITIKLPGSPKDQSEGDYKTIQPMGSLFEQTLLLFYDAVILRFMEKKGLDTNKMYGRHANLE comes from the coding sequence ATGCAGACGACTCAATATTTAGCAGAAATCTTAAAAGAGCTTAATCATTCAGCTGACTTAATCGCAGATGAAGAAGCTGAAAAACTCGTCAACGGGATACTTGAATCGAAAAAGGTTTTTGTCGCCGGTGCAGGCAGATCAGGATTCATGGCCAAATCCTTCGCCATGCGGATGATGCATATGGGAATTGATTCTTATGTAATCGGTGAAACTGTAGCTCCCAACTTTGAAAAAGAGGATATCTTAATCATCGGATCCGGATCCGGGGAAACAAAAAGCTTAGTCTCCATGGCTGAAAAAGCAAAAAGCATTGGTGGTAAAATTGCAACTGTCACGATATTTCCTGAATCCACTATTGGACAGTTAGCCGATATCACCATTAAATTGCCTGGATCCCCGAAAGACCAATCAGAGGGCGATTATAAAACCATCCAACCAATGGGCTCACTATTTGAGCAGACCCTTTTACTTTTTTATGATGCCGTCATCTTGAGATTCATGGAGAAAAAGGGATTAGATACCAATAAGATGTATGGCAGACATGCCAACCTTGAATAA
- the hxlA gene encoding 3-hexulose-6-phosphate synthase, whose protein sequence is MELQLALDLVNIPEAIELVKEVEEHIDIVEIGTPVVINEGLHAVKAVKEAFPNLKVLADLKIMDAAGYEVMKASEAGADIITILGTAEDMSIKGAVEEAKKQGKKVLVDMIAVKDLAGRAKEVDTMGVDYICVHTGYDLQAVGKNSFEDLQTIKSVVKNAKTAIAGGIKLETLPEVIKVNPDLVIVGGGITGQADKKAAAAKMQQMIKEQMVTAG, encoded by the coding sequence ATGGAATTACAATTAGCATTAGATTTAGTCAACATTCCAGAAGCAATCGAATTGGTAAAAGAAGTAGAGGAGCATATTGATATCGTAGAAATCGGAACACCGGTTGTAATCAACGAAGGTCTCCATGCTGTAAAGGCAGTAAAAGAAGCATTCCCTAACTTAAAAGTATTAGCAGACCTGAAAATTATGGATGCTGCTGGATATGAAGTGATGAAAGCTTCCGAAGCAGGTGCTGATATCATCACTATTCTTGGAACGGCTGAAGATATGTCGATTAAAGGTGCTGTAGAAGAAGCGAAAAAACAGGGTAAAAAAGTCCTTGTCGATATGATTGCGGTAAAAGACCTTGCTGGACGTGCTAAAGAAGTGGACACTATGGGCGTGGATTATATTTGTGTTCACACGGGCTACGATCTTCAAGCAGTCGGAAAAAATTCTTTTGAAGATCTACAAACCATCAAAAGTGTGGTTAAAAATGCTAAAACGGCCATCGCAGGCGGCATTAAATTAGAAACACTTCCAGAAGTCATTAAAGTAAATCCAGACCTTGTCATTGTAGGCGGCGGGATTACTGGACAAGCTGATAAAAAAGCTGCTGCTGCCAAAATGCAACAAATGATCAAAGAACAAATGGTTACAGCAGGTTAA
- a CDS encoding GerAB/ArcD/ProY family transporter — translation MLPLPPESRKVSPFFVFYLIVAAQFGLSVFSFQRYIVQAVGNDAWIAVIIAGLSIHIVLWMIYQILNKGSNDITVIHKELFGKGLGGLLSLALIVYLLTLAVSVFRNYIELIQVWIFPQLETWYMALILSSLVYVYVIGGFRVVVGICILSFILTTPIFFIMLEFPLRHVKFSHLLPILDHTAVEFLSASKKMTYSLTGFETLFFFYPFIKNAPRSQKWVHYGAAFSTFSYLVIMVVSLMYFTKAQLLESIWPTLTFWKIADFPFLERFEYMGLSLWLFNVLNSVCLLIWAGTRGLKQLFTVKQKHSLIVVLIITAVVAVLLKNREQIEQLNTILTFVSFYVIYAYIPFLFFYQMIKSKMRRTS, via the coding sequence ATGCTGCCTTTACCGCCGGAGAGCCGGAAAGTCTCTCCTTTCTTTGTTTTTTATCTTATCGTCGCGGCGCAATTTGGCTTGAGCGTTTTCAGCTTTCAACGGTATATTGTTCAAGCCGTGGGCAATGATGCCTGGATTGCTGTTATTATCGCCGGTCTCTCGATTCACATTGTCTTGTGGATGATTTATCAAATATTAAATAAAGGATCGAATGATATTACTGTTATCCACAAGGAACTATTTGGGAAAGGGCTTGGAGGGCTCCTCAGTTTGGCTTTGATTGTTTATTTGCTGACTTTGGCCGTCTCTGTGTTCCGTAATTATATCGAATTGATTCAAGTCTGGATCTTTCCGCAATTGGAAACGTGGTATATGGCCCTGATTCTCTCTTCGCTCGTTTATGTATATGTAATCGGAGGCTTTAGAGTCGTTGTTGGGATTTGCATCCTCAGTTTCATCTTAACGACTCCTATATTTTTTATAATGTTAGAGTTCCCTTTACGGCACGTGAAGTTTTCTCATCTTTTGCCTATTTTGGATCATACCGCAGTTGAGTTCTTATCCGCCTCTAAAAAGATGACGTATAGTTTAACGGGATTTGAAACACTTTTTTTCTTTTATCCTTTTATAAAAAATGCTCCACGATCGCAAAAGTGGGTACATTATGGAGCGGCGTTCAGTACTTTTAGTTATTTAGTAATAATGGTTGTTTCCCTTATGTACTTTACTAAGGCTCAATTACTTGAGTCGATTTGGCCGACATTAACTTTTTGGAAAATTGCTGATTTTCCTTTTCTTGAAAGGTTTGAGTATATGGGGCTTTCCCTTTGGCTGTTTAACGTTCTTAATAGTGTTTGTTTGCTTATTTGGGCCGGCACAAGAGGACTGAAGCAGCTGTTTACAGTGAAGCAAAAACATAGCCTTATTGTAGTACTCATCATAACAGCTGTGGTGGCTGTTCTCCTGAAAAACCGTGAGCAGATCGAGCAGCTAAATACAATTTTAACCTTCGTGAGTTTTTACGTCATTTATGCCTACATTCCATTTCTCTTCTTTTATCAAATGATTAAAAGTAAAATGAGGCGAACGTCATGA
- a CDS encoding Ger(x)C family spore germination protein: MKRYLFWSIFTLILLFNYSLETKILEDIQHVSAIGYDYVDGDRMKGTAAAPFYPAGMDVKPLNAFFTAVGHTILDILQKQQMEAQRKLATGRLQNFLISKELAKHGVSELIDPLGRSTNIGRDVYMAVVDGSVEELLTFEYPNAPTSAEYLSDFMERNLKDIIPQPTVHAFLNQYDGFEQDPFLPIIGKKDDHIQYKGLALFKDDLYVGELSNKDSYAFKLFYEKTKTGTYEISFKNKKYIATENIRSKVKYKVSGSQDNPRVSVHVSVIGEVKDSSRVLKKGITMKEVEQEWSKETTKRAEKMMRKFQELKIDPLGIGEKVRSHFRNFDKKAWEGHYPTVPVEFDMKVRIVDTGITE; the protein is encoded by the coding sequence ATGAAAAGGTACCTCTTTTGGAGCATTTTTACGCTCATCTTGCTGTTCAATTATTCCCTTGAAACAAAGATACTTGAAGATATCCAGCACGTTTCCGCCATTGGTTATGACTATGTGGATGGGGACCGGATGAAGGGAACAGCCGCCGCTCCTTTTTATCCTGCGGGGATGGATGTTAAGCCACTCAATGCCTTCTTTACGGCGGTCGGACATACCATTCTAGACATCTTACAAAAGCAGCAGATGGAGGCCCAAAGAAAGCTCGCCACGGGACGTTTGCAAAATTTTTTGATTAGTAAAGAGCTGGCAAAACACGGAGTATCCGAGCTTATTGATCCGCTTGGACGCTCTACAAATATTGGCAGAGATGTTTACATGGCGGTCGTCGACGGCAGTGTAGAGGAGCTGTTAACTTTTGAGTATCCTAATGCGCCGACATCTGCTGAATATCTTTCCGATTTCATGGAGAGAAATCTGAAGGATATTATTCCTCAGCCAACTGTTCATGCTTTCCTGAATCAATATGACGGGTTCGAACAAGATCCTTTTCTACCTATTATCGGGAAAAAAGACGATCATATTCAATATAAGGGTCTCGCTCTTTTTAAGGATGATCTCTACGTAGGAGAGCTTTCCAATAAGGACAGTTATGCATTTAAACTCTTTTACGAAAAGACTAAGACAGGCACATATGAAATAAGCTTCAAAAATAAAAAGTACATTGCTACTGAAAATATTCGGTCCAAAGTGAAATATAAAGTGTCCGGCAGCCAAGACAACCCGCGGGTGTCGGTTCATGTCTCGGTGATAGGAGAGGTTAAAGATTCTTCCAGAGTGTTGAAGAAAGGGATCACCATGAAAGAAGTGGAGCAGGAATGGAGCAAAGAGACGACGAAAAGGGCGGAAAAAATGATGAGAAAATTTCAGGAGCTAAAGATTGATCCGCTCGGAATCGGCGAAAAAGTCCGGAGCCATTTTCGGAACTTTGATAAAAAAGCATGGGAAGGCCACTACCCAACCGTTCCAGTTGAATTTGATATGAAGGTACGTATTGTGGACACCGGCATCACAGAATAG
- a CDS encoding GntP family permease, with translation MPLLIVAIGIILLLILITGFKLNTFVSLIIVSFIVSLALGMPLENVVASIEGGLGGTLGHIALIFGLGAMLGRLIADAGGAQRIAMTLINKFGEKRIQWAVVVASFIVGIALFFEVGLVLLIPIVFSIAKELRVSILHLGIPMAAALLATHSFLPPHPGPTVIAGEYGADIGLVLLYGIIVAIPTVIIAGPLYTKLAKKVVPDAFNKTGNIASLGEQKTFQLEETPAFGISVLTAMFPVLLMAISTIVDMIQKSIGFEGNTLLEIVRLIGNPSSAMLISLLLAFYTMGIARNTPIKEVMDSCTSSIAAIGMMLLIIGGGGAFKQVLIDGGVGDYVAELFTGTSMSPIILAWLVAAILRISLGSATVAAMSTAGLVIPMLAQYDANLALVTLATGAGSSICSHVNDAGFWMIKEYFGLSMKETFSTWTILSTITSVAGLGFILLLDASLIISGAVIILISLVAIYLSMFDRSKDKRNALGDIKA, from the coding sequence ATGCCATTACTTATCGTAGCGATTGGGATTATCCTGTTGCTAATTTTGATTACTGGATTCAAATTAAATACATTTGTTTCATTAATTATTGTATCTTTTATTGTATCTTTAGCACTAGGAATGCCACTTGAAAATGTTGTTGCATCAATTGAAGGTGGATTAGGAGGTACACTTGGTCATATAGCTTTAATATTTGGACTTGGTGCAATGCTTGGTAGGTTAATTGCTGATGCAGGGGGGGCCCAGCGTATTGCAATGACCTTAATTAATAAATTTGGAGAAAAAAGAATTCAGTGGGCTGTTGTAGTTGCTTCGTTTATTGTGGGCATAGCACTATTTTTCGAAGTAGGGTTAGTTTTATTAATTCCAATTGTATTTTCAATTGCGAAAGAATTAAGAGTTTCTATTTTGCACCTAGGTATTCCTATGGCTGCAGCCTTATTAGCAACTCATAGTTTCTTACCCCCACATCCAGGGCCAACAGTAATAGCTGGTGAATATGGTGCAGATATTGGATTAGTTTTACTTTACGGTATTATTGTCGCAATACCAACCGTCATTATAGCAGGCCCTCTATATACTAAGCTGGCTAAAAAAGTTGTACCTGATGCATTCAACAAAACAGGTAATATAGCTTCTTTAGGAGAACAAAAAACATTCCAGCTTGAAGAAACACCAGCTTTCGGTATAAGTGTATTGACTGCAATGTTCCCCGTTTTATTAATGGCTATATCTACAATTGTTGATATGATTCAAAAATCAATTGGATTTGAAGGGAATACATTATTAGAAATTGTTCGTCTTATAGGAAACCCTTCGTCTGCAATGTTAATATCTTTATTGCTTGCATTCTATACAATGGGAATAGCAAGAAATACTCCAATAAAAGAAGTGATGGATTCTTGTACGTCATCAATTGCTGCAATTGGTATGATGCTATTAATTATTGGAGGTGGGGGTGCTTTCAAGCAAGTACTAATTGATGGTGGTGTTGGGGATTATGTAGCAGAATTATTTACAGGAACTTCGATGTCACCTATCATACTTGCTTGGTTAGTTGCTGCGATTTTACGGATATCTTTAGGATCAGCCACAGTTGCAGCTATGTCCACTGCAGGATTAGTTATTCCAATGTTGGCTCAATACGATGCAAACTTAGCCTTAGTAACTCTTGCAACTGGAGCAGGCAGCTCTATTTGCTCGCATGTTAATGATGCAGGATTTTGGATGATTAAAGAATATTTTGGGTTAAGCATGAAGGAAACATTTTCAACATGGACAATACTTTCCACTATTACTTCTGTAGCAGGATTAGGGTTTATTTTATTATTAGATGCATCCTTAATTATCTCGGGAGCAGTAATAATTCTTATTAGTTTAGTAGCAATATATCTCAGTATGTTTGACCGATCTAAGGATAAAAGAAACGCTTTGGGGGATATAAAGGCATAA
- a CDS encoding YjhG/YagF family D-xylonate dehydratase, whose translation MSLQSIFGEEDVSFYKVQTHSKGADGSLPLTSEMLLDSPSGDLFGLSQNVGMGWAPSNLLGKQVLILGTQGGIRNHDGTPIALGYHTGHWEIGLLMKASAEEISRQGGVPFAGFVSDPCDGRSQGTTGMFDSLPFRNDAAIVYRRLIRSLPTRRAIIGVATCDKGLPAMMVALASMHNLPTIIVPGGVTLPPTNGEDAGKIQTIGARYANNEITLQEAADLGCRACATPGGGCQFLGTAGTSQVVAEAIGMALPHSALAPSGQPIWMEMARQSARAALELEKKKIYTKDIITDKAIENAMVIHAAFGGSTNLLLHIPAIAHAANCKIPTVEDWTRINKKVPRLVDVLPNGPVGHTTVKVFLAGGVPEVMLHLRKLGVLHEDVLTVTGETLGANLDWWEKSERRTMMKKQLLEIDGINPDDIIMDPVKAKEKGLTSTVTFPKGNIAPEGSVIKSTSIDSSVVGEDGVYRHTGKAKVFTSEKTAIKAIKTGGIEAGDIMVVMGGGPSGTGMEETYQLTSALKHLSFGKHVSLITDARFSGVSTGACIGHIGPEALAGGAIGKLRDGDVIEIIVDRNQLVGSVNFVGTENERLSLEKATKVLNERDLHPDLKPDPGLPDDTRLWAALQSVSGGTWRGNIYDTDRIIEVLNAGVKALGEEKTLVQN comes from the coding sequence ATGTCATTGCAATCGATATTTGGCGAAGAGGATGTATCTTTTTACAAAGTTCAAACTCATTCAAAAGGGGCAGATGGTTCACTCCCACTTACATCAGAAATGTTGCTAGATTCACCAAGTGGTGACCTTTTTGGATTATCCCAAAATGTTGGAATGGGATGGGCACCTTCAAACCTCCTTGGAAAACAAGTTCTAATCCTCGGTACTCAAGGTGGAATTAGGAATCATGATGGTACTCCCATTGCATTAGGCTATCATACTGGCCATTGGGAAATAGGTTTATTAATGAAGGCGTCAGCTGAAGAGATTAGTAGACAAGGAGGGGTTCCTTTTGCAGGATTCGTAAGTGATCCATGTGATGGTCGTTCTCAAGGAACTACCGGTATGTTTGATTCCCTTCCTTTTCGAAACGATGCAGCTATAGTTTATCGAAGATTAATTCGATCATTGCCTACGCGTCGTGCAATTATTGGGGTAGCTACGTGTGATAAGGGTCTTCCAGCAATGATGGTAGCTCTAGCGTCAATGCACAACTTGCCAACTATCATTGTCCCTGGAGGTGTTACTCTTCCACCTACAAATGGAGAAGACGCAGGAAAGATTCAAACAATAGGGGCAAGATACGCAAACAACGAAATTACTTTACAAGAAGCTGCTGATCTCGGATGTCGTGCTTGTGCTACACCGGGAGGAGGATGTCAATTTCTTGGTACAGCTGGCACCTCCCAAGTAGTTGCTGAAGCCATTGGAATGGCCTTACCTCATTCGGCACTAGCACCTTCAGGTCAGCCAATATGGATGGAGATGGCTAGGCAATCAGCACGTGCAGCTTTAGAGTTGGAGAAGAAAAAGATATATACCAAAGATATTATTACGGATAAAGCGATAGAAAATGCTATGGTGATTCACGCAGCTTTCGGAGGTTCAACAAATTTATTACTTCATATCCCAGCAATTGCTCATGCAGCTAATTGTAAGATACCCACTGTTGAAGATTGGACTAGAATCAATAAGAAAGTTCCTCGCTTAGTCGATGTACTACCAAATGGTCCTGTTGGTCACACAACCGTTAAGGTATTCCTAGCAGGTGGGGTTCCAGAGGTTATGCTTCATCTAAGAAAATTAGGTGTCTTGCATGAAGATGTACTAACCGTTACCGGAGAAACCCTTGGTGCAAACCTCGATTGGTGGGAAAAATCAGAAAGACGTACAATGATGAAAAAGCAATTGTTGGAAATCGATGGAATTAATCCTGATGATATTATCATGGATCCAGTCAAAGCAAAAGAAAAAGGTCTAACTTCTACTGTTACATTCCCGAAAGGAAATATTGCTCCTGAAGGATCAGTAATAAAATCAACCTCCATTGATTCATCTGTAGTAGGAGAAGACGGAGTGTATCGACATACAGGAAAAGCTAAAGTCTTCACTTCAGAAAAGACAGCTATAAAAGCTATTAAAACAGGGGGCATTGAAGCAGGAGATATAATGGTTGTTATGGGCGGTGGTCCTTCAGGAACCGGGATGGAGGAAACATATCAACTAACATCGGCTTTAAAACATTTGTCTTTTGGCAAACATGTCTCCCTGATTACAGATGCGCGTTTTTCGGGTGTTTCTACTGGCGCATGCATTGGACATATTGGACCTGAGGCATTGGCTGGGGGAGCAATTGGGAAATTGCGTGATGGAGACGTTATTGAAATCATTGTTGATCGCAATCAGTTAGTGGGTTCCGTTAATTTTGTTGGAACTGAGAATGAAAGACTTTCTTTAGAAAAGGCAACTAAAGTCTTGAATGAACGTGACCTTCATCCAGACCTCAAACCGGATCCTGGTCTTCCAGATGATACTCGTTTATGGGCTGCGCTTCAATCAGTAAGTGGAGGAACCTGGCGCGGAAATATCTATGATACAGATCGAATTATTGAAGTTCTAAATGCGGGAGTAAAAGCATTAGGTGAAGAAAAAACACTAGTTCAAAATTAA
- a CDS encoding helix-turn-helix domain-containing protein has protein sequence MSVLERKNTGEKYNNEFKKTIVDLYHSGNSVKELCGEYGDSEDNYKWIKEFTPIGLVHDSKGTSRQRDIVSCVPQ, from the coding sequence GTGTCAGTCTTGGAACGTAAGAATACAGGTGAAAAATATAATAATGAATTCAAGAAGACTATTGTAGATCTTTATCACTCGGGTAATTCGGTCAAAGAATTATGCGGCGAGTATGGCGATTCAGAAGACAATTATAAATGGATTAAAGAATTTACTCCAATCGGTTTAGTCCATGACTCCAAAGGAACTAGCCGCCAACGGGATATTGTTTCTTGTGTTCCTCAATAA
- a CDS encoding IS3 family transposase has protein sequence MLEIPRSSHYQSLQIVVSNREQENQELTKEIDLIYLESKGRYGAPKIHESLLTKWFSLSLKRVQRLMSKSRIRSITKKKYRPIHLKKRLFNWIIC, from the coding sequence ATGCTAGAAATCCCAAGAAGCAGCCATTATCAGTCCCTCCAAATAGTCGTATCAAATCGCGAACAGGAAAACCAAGAACTCACGAAGGAAATTGATCTCATTTACCTGGAAAGCAAGGGACGATACGGGGCTCCAAAGATTCATGAAAGCTTATTAACCAAATGGTTTTCCCTAAGTCTAAAGCGTGTTCAACGCTTAATGAGCAAGTCGAGAATTCGTTCTATTACTAAGAAAAAATACCGTCCCATCCATCTAAAGAAAAGGTTATTCAATTGGATAATTTGTTAA
- a CDS encoding 3-ketoacyl-ACP reductase, producing MISLKGKTALITGAGRGIGRATAIALAKEGVHLGLIGLTMSNLEKVTAELEQYDVNVSAATADVADLEAVHQAVEHIKSDLGSIDILINNAGIAKFGGFLDLTPEEWENIIRVNLMGVYNVTRAVLPDMIERKSGDIVNISSTAGQKGAPVTSAYSASKFAVLGLTESLMLEVRKHNIRVTALTPSTVATDLAIETNLISGNPENVMQSEDLAELLVAGLKLHPRVLVKTSGLWSTNP from the coding sequence ATGATTTCATTAAAAGGAAAAACTGCTTTAATTACTGGGGCAGGCAGAGGAATCGGGCGTGCTACTGCGATTGCTTTAGCAAAAGAAGGAGTTCATTTAGGATTGATTGGATTAACGATGTCAAATCTTGAAAAGGTAACCGCGGAACTAGAGCAATATGATGTGAACGTTTCAGCAGCAACAGCAGATGTAGCCGATCTTGAAGCAGTTCATCAAGCTGTCGAACACATCAAATCAGACCTAGGTTCTATTGATATTTTAATCAACAATGCAGGTATAGCTAAATTTGGCGGTTTTCTTGATTTAACTCCTGAAGAATGGGAAAACATCATCCGAGTAAACTTGATGGGTGTATATAATGTAACAAGAGCCGTTTTACCTGATATGATTGAAAGAAAATCAGGAGATATTGTGAATATCTCCTCAACTGCGGGCCAAAAAGGAGCACCTGTTACAAGTGCTTACAGTGCTTCTAAATTTGCAGTTTTAGGACTAACGGAATCACTCATGCTAGAGGTAAGAAAGCATAATATCCGTGTAACGGCTTTAACACCAAGTACAGTTGCAACTGATTTGGCCATTGAAACCAATCTTATTAGTGGAAATCCTGAAAATGTTATGCAATCAGAGGATTTAGCAGAGCTGCTCGTAGCCGGGTTAAAGCTTCATCCAAGAGTCCTAGTAAAGACTTCAGGATTATGGTCAACTAATCCTTAA
- a CDS encoding IclR family transcriptional regulator gives MPVIQSVDRAIRILDLFDEHTAELKITDISNQLGLHKSTVHSLLKTLLIHGYISQNPENGKYGLGMKLFERGNYVIQSLDVRELSKKFLMDLSVKTGQTAHLVILDGKEGVYIDKVEGPMAVILYSKIGKRIPLHCSAVGKALIAFKDQEEIKKILNGYVYFKQTESTISGESEFLRELQQVQSQGYAVDNQENEPGVRCIAAPIRNHENKVVAAISLSTLIARIDEAQLDIFIEQLKQAAFQLSEQMGNGIPIS, from the coding sequence ATGCCTGTTATTCAATCAGTAGATCGTGCTATTCGTATTCTTGATTTGTTTGACGAACATACAGCAGAATTGAAAATAACAGATATAAGTAATCAGTTAGGACTTCACAAAAGCACTGTTCATTCTTTATTGAAAACGCTTTTAATTCATGGCTATATCAGTCAAAATCCTGAGAATGGGAAATATGGATTGGGAATGAAGCTCTTTGAAAGAGGAAACTATGTCATTCAGTCTTTAGACGTTAGAGAGTTATCAAAAAAATTCTTAATGGATTTATCGGTAAAAACCGGACAGACTGCCCACTTGGTTATACTAGACGGCAAAGAGGGAGTTTATATTGATAAAGTTGAAGGTCCTATGGCTGTTATTCTTTATTCAAAAATAGGGAAACGAATCCCACTTCACTGCTCCGCTGTTGGTAAAGCTTTAATAGCTTTTAAAGATCAAGAAGAAATTAAAAAAATTCTAAATGGATATGTCTATTTTAAACAAACTGAATCTACCATTTCAGGTGAATCTGAATTTTTGCGTGAGCTTCAACAAGTTCAATCTCAAGGGTACGCAGTTGATAATCAGGAAAACGAGCCAGGTGTTCGATGTATTGCAGCACCCATTCGAAATCATGAGAACAAAGTTGTTGCCGCTATTAGCCTTTCTACACTTATAGCTCGTATAGATGAGGCTCAGCTAGACATTTTTATTGAACAACTGAAACAGGCAGCTTTCCAATTATCAGAACAAATGGGAAATGGGATACCAATTTCATAG